The nucleotide window TGCTTGATTCCATCATAAAACATAAAGAAGAACCATTCTTACTTCAAGGTCTTATCCCAGCTTCCAGTGACGAGGAGATTCATTCCGGGGATACAGGCCATGTCAACAATAGGAGCATCGTGCACAGCAACAGTAACAGGTTGACCACCTGACAACAAGGGCCACATTTTGGCTTGCTTATCACAACCTCCACTAAAGACAGTGGTTCCATCATCTTTCCAAGCAGAGCACAAAACCTTCATCACAAGTAAATACAACAATCATCAGACTCTATGCAAACACGAAtgcaagattaaaaaaaaaagaaggcaaAATAGTTACCGGCTGATCATGTGAAATAGATGCTTTTGGAGCACTTGATAGAGAGGTTCCACTACGGGATATTTCCCAACACCTCACCTGCAAAACAATACGAAGCAAGTCCACATAGAGATTTCAGAGAGTGAGCATGCAAAAGGATAGAGAAACAAGCTGTGACAAGAGTTCTTCTTAAGCCTGTGGTTGATATCAATCCTTTGTTGGTAAACACTGCATCAAGTAAAGAGACACCAGCGAGCAACATGCCTAAGGTGAGCACAGATATACTGCCAATTCAAACAGTAGCTAAATTTTCAACAGTGCTTCAGCCTCATCATTCTCCTTCCCAATCCGGAGGTTCAGAAACTTCCTCAGAACCTCAGGGAGCTACTTCTCCTCAGGATAGCTCCATTGCTTTCGAACACTTGTTTCCTAGTGCCAAGTCAACTTCAGCCTCTACACTAGCAGGTTCACCATCTGCTCACACTACTCCAGCCCAAGTTATGGACAATGTTCCATCTGCTATTATCAGTAATGAGGGTGCTACACCCTCAGGAAATGATCCAACAATCATGACCCCTCACTCAACCAAGTTTATCCAAGAGCATGGTAATATGGAAAGTGATTTCCATATTAATGAGCAAATGGATGAATATGGAAGTGTGTCAAGAGGGGGTAGGCTGCTCAAGCGTACACAAAGGTACCAAGAGATGGAATGGCATACCGTTCGTGGACGAGGAAACCGAGGTCGTAAGGGTCGAGGTTCCTAATCAAGCGCACAAGAAACCTTTTAAGTTTGGTTAAACTAAAGAGTTGTTCTAACTCATTGGGTTTCTATAGCTCTTTCAATGCTTACTTTATGTACTAAACTTTTTCAAACTATGTGACTTAACAAATCACATCTTGTACtttgttttttaattgaaagcctttttacaaaaaaaaaagagttcttCTTAAGCCATGAAGGAAGCAAAGAATCATCAACTAAACCTGATTGTCCCAGGAAGTGGCGACGAGTACATCAGCTCTTGGACTAAAACTCAAGCTCGAGATAGAATCCGATGGAGATGGAGTAACCTGCACGAAAATCGAAACCAGTACGTGAAGATACGAATCTTGTAAACCTAAAGCTTAATATCGCAACGCAGTAACAGAACAACACACTAAATACTAAGCGAATCAAACAGAGTAATCAACCGCCATAGAAGAAATCACCTCAAAGGATTTGTTAGGGTTAGTGTTCGCCGTCGCACCAAAGGTAACCATTATCGCGAGCCGAGGTCGTTACGGAATCACTGTAGAAAAAAAGGTTCGATTTAGGAGATAAGAGTAATGCTCGTCAACGAACGAGGTTTATGAGAGAGAAGAATCGAAAGAGAGAtacctagagagagagaggaagaggaaggtCCGTCGTCGGAGATGAGTCTTTGCCGTTAAAGCAGATGAAGAGGAGGGAAAACGAATTGAGTCGAGAAGCTATATATAAAGGGGTCCCACCCCTGCGTCTTGTTTACGTCCCCGCGAAACGTTTATCTGACGCTACtcacacaaaaatgaaaaatgggcCTAAACGTTGGGCTTTTTGGCCCATTTATTAACAATTACATGTATATGTTTTTAGTCGGGTCGGATCAGAAAACGGATCCTAACCAAACTTGCCAGATCTATTGAGCGCTTTACCTCCTTTTCCATCAGCGACTTAGAGTGTATAGTAGAAGACGAAGAAGCAAGAGGGTTTTAGATCGTCGTCGCCGCCGTCCGTGAGCAACGGATTCGTTGTAGCGATCTGGAAAAAGGCACAGGAAAAACCCTAGGCTGATGGCGTCTCTTTCTATTCTTCCAGCTCCAGGTAACTCTTTTGAATCTGTTTTCCAGTGGAGCTTGTGTATGGTATTGATGTTTAAGCGTAGAATCATGCTTGCGAGCTTCAATCTATCACTGTATCGACTCCGTCTGTTGATTCATTAAGTTTCAAAGGATTCGTTTGCGTTGCTGATCTTGAATTTGAACTTTGTTGACAGAGATTTCAACGATGGCTACAAGTTTGGACTCACGAAAGAAAAGAAGGATCTCTTTAGATGAAGATTCTATGGTATCTGAACATTACGAAGGCATCAGAGATTCGTTCCCTTCGTTGAGTTCACTCGACTACTTCTTGAAGCCGTCCATGAACGAGCTGGTGGAGCGAGAAATTGAAAGCCCTGGTTATTGCAGCCGTGTTCCTGATTTCACTATTGGGAGGATTGGTTACGGTTTTATAAAGTTTCTTGGAAGTACAGATGTTAGAAAGTTAGATCTGGATCAGATTGTTAAGTTTCGAAGGCACGAGGTGGTTGTTTACGATGATGAGAGCTCCAAGCCTGCTGTTGGCGAGGGGCTTAACAAGGCTGCTGAGGTCACTCTGTTCGTGGACATAGCTTGTGGGAAAGAGCGGGCTGGCCATGTTTCTTCTAAGTTACAACAGAGTGCTGAAAGACAAGGGGCAACATTCATCTCATTTGATCCTGAGGATGGTTTATGGAAGTTTCTGGTTCCTCATTTCAGCAGATTTGGGTTGAGTGATGATGAGGCAGAAGATATGGCTACGGATGATAATACCCCAGGTTTGGAGAGTCGTGTAGGATTGAATGGGGATATGGTGGTTGCTGACATTGATAAAATGGAAACTTCTGAGCCAGAGCTTTCTCATTCTCTTCCGGCCCATCTGGGACTTGATCCAGGAAAGATGAGAGAAATGAGGATGCTTATGTTTCCTAATGAAGATCTTGACGAAAGTGAGGATCTTAGAGATCAAACTTCCTTTCACATGACATCCTTGAGTAAACAAAACGCAAGACCTTCACAGAGAAGTTCTCAAAGAAGTAGTCATCAAGATACTCCACCGGTTGTGAGGAAAACACCGCTTGCTTTGCTGGAGTATAACCCTGGTAATGATAAAAGCTCTCCAGGCAGTATCCTGATGGTCCAACAAAACAAGAACTTGGCAGTGAGGAAGTCGAAAATGGGAGGTTTCGAGCTTGACATCAGCCATGAGACGCCAGTAACTGATAATTATTCCCGTAATGTTGTAGATGCAGCGTTGTTCATGGGAAGGTCGTTCCGTGCAGGTTGGGGCCCAAATGGCGTCATTCTTCACACTGGCAAGCCAATAGGCAGTTCTAGTTCCCAGAGAGTATTGTCTTCTGTGATCAGTGTAGAAAAGGTAGCAGTTGACAAAGTCGTTCGagataaaaaggaaaaagttCAGAAAGAACTTATTGACTCTGCCTTTGAGACTCCCTTAAGCCTCCACAGGGAATTATatcatgaagaagatgaagtcaGGTTTGGCTCTTTTAGTCTTAAGCTTCAGAGAGTTGTCACTGATCGTGTGGTTCTTTCAGATATCTGCCGAAACTATATTGATATAATCGAGAAACAGCTGGAGGTTCCTGGGTTGTCCACCTCAGCGAAGCTGTTTTCGACTCACCAAGTCATGGTGTGGGAACTCATAAAAGTTCTCTTTTCTGAGAGACAGAGTACTGAACGTTTGAGTTATGCAGCTTCGGATAATGAGGAAGACATGATGCAGGATGTGAAAGAAGAGTCTGCAGAAGTTGATACAGAAGCTCTTCCACTTATCCGAAGAGCAGAATTCAGTTGCTGGCTCCAAGAGTGTGTCAGTCACCGTGTACAAGAAGATGTGAATGATTTAAATGGTTCTGGCTACCTTGAGCACTTGTTCTTTCTTCTTACTGGACGAGAGCTTGATTCAGCTGTGGAACTTGCCGTATCTAAGGGAGACGTTAGACTCGCTTGTTTGTTGAGCCAGGCTGGTGGTTCAACTGTAAACCGCAATGATATCATGCAGCAGCTTCACCTTTGGGGAAGGAACGGGCTGGATTTTAACTACATTGAGAAGGATAGAGTAAAGCTGTACGAATTGCTTGCTGGTAATATCCACAATGCGTTACAAGATTTTGCAATTGACTGGAAGAGATTCCTAGGGCTGTTAATGTGGCATCATCTGTCTCCGGACAGTTCATTGCCTGTCATCTTCAGAAATTATCAACTCCTATTAGATCAGGAGAAAGCTCCCTGGCCCGTCCCAATATATATTGACGAAGGAACTGCAGATGGCGTTGTAAGCAACACCAACCATTCTGACATCTTGTATTATCTTATGCTTCTACACAgcagagaagaggaagaaattGGTTTTCTGAAGACCATGTTCAGTGCCTTCTCTTCAACTGACGATCCTCTTGACTATCATATGATCTGGCACTACCGGGGAATCTTAGAAGCAGTGGGAGCTTTCACTTCAGATGACCTTCACGCTATCGATATGGGATTTGTTGCACAGCTTCTCTCTCAGGGCCTTTGCCATTGGGCTATCTACGTTGTTCTTCACATACCCTACCGCAAAGATCAACCATATCTACACGTCATTGTCATTCGAGAAATCCTGTTTCAATACTGTGAAACTTGGAGTTCTATGGAATCACAGCGGCAATTTATCAAGGACTTGGGTATCCCTTCCGAATGGATGCACGAAGCTCTGGTAAGGACACTATAGAAAGCCTTTTTCTATCTAATACCGATGTGCTAattgctattttattttcttttatcgCAGGCAGTTTATTACAATTACAACGGAGATTTCTTAAAGGCTCTTGACCACTTCATCGAATGCGCAAACTGGCAAAAAGCTCATTCCATTTTTATGACATCAGTTGCTCATTCATTGTTTTTGTCAGGTAAGCTCTTTCATTTCCTTATATGCAGACTCTTTTGCTCAACTGAAACACGATTCAAGTGTAGTGTAGGAAGGATCTGTTTGGAGTGATATGTTTAATCTTTGATAAATGCAGCTAACCATTCAGAAATATGGAGAATTGCCACGTCAATGGACGATCGCAAGTCTGAGATTGAAAACTGGGACTTGGGTGCTGGGATTTACATGTCTTTCTATTTACTAAAGAGTTCTTTGGAAGAAGATGCTGATACAATGCTAGAACTGGTACGTTTACTTCGTTAGAATCTTAAATTTGAGATTAAACTCCTGAAGCTCTCAAATTGCTTAAACTTCAATTTGACGGGTGTTGATCAAGCTGGCTGTACAATATATAGGTTATTGTACTGATACTCACCGAAATTGCTTCAAACTCCCTATGATCATGGCCATAATGATCTCTTTCTCGAATTGTAAATTATATGCATAACACGAGCAACACAACTTTTGCTTCGACAGGATTCCCCTGAGAGCAGAAACGAGTCGTGCAGAAGTTTTGTCGGTCGTTTAAACGAGTCATTGGCTGTTTGGGGTGATAGATTACCAGTTGAGAGCAGGTAATTACTTCACATGTCTCACACTTGCCAATAGCATTGAATCGTTAAGAACTAGTCATTACTTGCATGCACTTGTTTGATCCTTGTTTGTTCATGCGGTCCACCGGATTGTATAAGATTGATTTTAAATCAATAAGACCTCTTCTTACATATTACCATAACCTAGAAAGTCATACATAATGGAGCAGTTTTAAATGGATCCTTCTAAATTTGGTGGCATCCATAGTAATGGCTCCTAAACTAAGGCAGTTGGCTTCTGATGACTACATAGCTCAAGTTTGCTGTGTGGACAGATACGGGTCAAACATCTCAGAGAGATTATAAGttcatcacaaaaaaaaattcttagcATTTTATTGAATTTGGTTACAAGAAATACTAAACGCACAAGCTCTCTTATTTGTTTGATGGCAGAGTCGCATACTCGAAGATGGCAGAGGAAATCTGCGAGTTGCTTCTGTCAGGTCTGAGTGTGTATCCTGATAGAGACTCTCAGCTAAGCTGTTTTGTGACAGCCTTCAAAGCTCCTTTACCAGAAGATGTAAGATCATCACATCTGCAAGATGCtgtctctctcttctctctatatCTCTCAGAGACAGGACAAGCACCAGCTTAGTGACCCATGCATTACTTAATAACTCTTTTTTTGAGGAGGGTCTTATTTTCTTACTAGTGGTCAGTGGAACAGACTCGGTTGACTTTGTCGTGTGTATGTTATATTTAGAAGCGTTAAgtgaatgattttgattttctcCCGTTTTAGAAACTTGccaaatcttataaatattaatggaCACTACTATCAGGTCATAAACAAAAAGCTGTAGAAGGGGAAGTAAACTCTTCTCTTGAAAAACTGACCAGATTgcattattgtttttaaatgtaTTTTGCAATGTTATAAAATTCCGTCTAGACAATAAATCCTTAATAAGCAAAACATTTTTCTAAAATGAGATTTAAACAATATTTGTATTGAATTCTTAAATATTGGTATTTTGTATCtaaattgtgttgatttttttgGTTAGAAAGTACTTTATAGAATGTACCATGAGAAAACTATtagataaacataaaataaaataaaataaaagatgtctaattaaataaactttttagAAAATTGGTAAATTGatgttaagaaaaaaagagagggtGAGTTGACAATAATATTAgttagttataaaaaaaaaccaaaatagtaTTAGTTTTACTTTTATCTCCTAGAAGAAGATTAAGTCTATCCGTCTATAAAAGCCTGTATACGTATAAAAAGCTAGGACGAGAAATTGACCTAAGCTTTCTCTCGCTGTCTCTTTTACCTTGCCTCCTTAGTTCCTTGAGCTAGAAGCTTCCCCGTCGTGAGTGTGCACTTTGGTTGCGGTTTAGATATGCCACCTCGTTCTGCGTCCAAGCCGTCCAAGAAACGGAGTAACCCTGATTCAGTTACCTCTTCAGCCACTGGTCCCGTTCCCTCAGGTACCACAATAACATAGCTCGCCTTAGGGTTTATATCATAGAAACTTGGAATTCGCTTTTTGTGATTTTCATCTTTAGTCTAAGAAAAGCTCGATGTTATGGGCTTTTGTACTTGGTTATGACAACAATCTTTGTGTTTGTTACAGCTTATAGTAAGAAAAAGGCGTCCAAAGAGGTGGATGAAACAGATAAATTGTTTGATAAGTATGCTAATGCATCTTCTGGTGTCATTGAGTAAGTTCAAAATATCACATTCCTCTTCTTTGTTAGAATGTAACCCATTCATCAACAAGTTCTAACACTTGTTCTTATTACATCTAACAGTCCAGAAGGAATTGAGAAACTTTGCTCCAGTTTGGAAGTTCCTCATACCGATATCAGGATCTTGATGCTAGCTTGGTAACCcattattcttcttctttatatGTTTTGGTTCCGAGCACAAGTGCATATCCTTTATACCTTTTTTCTAACTCGCTTTTTACAGGAGAATGAAGGCTGAAAGACAAGGTTACTTCACCAAGGTAATAACACTGGCTCCACGATGATACGTCAAACCATTGAATCACAaaccttttttttcctttgataTTTGAAGATTAGGTACTTCTTGTTtattactttctttttttgtgtatGATCTTAACTCGTTTTGTACACACCTATAATAGGGTGAATGGAGAATAGGACTCAAGGCTTTAAAAGTTGACACGATCGGTAAATTGAAGAAAGCCCTTCCAGAACTCGAGAAAGAGGTTCATTGCTTGATCTCTTTATTTAACATTGATTAGCATCTTCTTGATATCATAAGACCGTCTCTAAGACTCTAACCCATCTATA belongs to Brassica rapa cultivar Chiifu-401-42 chromosome A07, CAAS_Brap_v3.01, whole genome shotgun sequence and includes:
- the LOC103830450 gene encoding nuclear pore complex protein NUP96, with translation MASLSILPAPEISTMATSLDSRKKRRISLDEDSMVSEHYEGIRDSFPSLSSLDYFLKPSMNELVEREIESPGYCSRVPDFTIGRIGYGFIKFLGSTDVRKLDLDQIVKFRRHEVVVYDDESSKPAVGEGLNKAAEVTLFVDIACGKERAGHVSSKLQQSAERQGATFISFDPEDGLWKFLVPHFSRFGLSDDEAEDMATDDNTPGLESRVGLNGDMVVADIDKMETSEPELSHSLPAHLGLDPGKMREMRMLMFPNEDLDESEDLRDQTSFHMTSLSKQNARPSQRSSQRSSHQDTPPVVRKTPLALLEYNPGNDKSSPGSILMVQQNKNLAVRKSKMGGFELDISHETPVTDNYSRNVVDAALFMGRSFRAGWGPNGVILHTGKPIGSSSSQRVLSSVISVEKVAVDKVVRDKKEKVQKELIDSAFETPLSLHRELYHEEDEVRFGSFSLKLQRVVTDRVVLSDICRNYIDIIEKQLEVPGLSTSAKLFSTHQVMVWELIKVLFSERQSTERLSYAASDNEEDMMQDVKEESAEVDTEALPLIRRAEFSCWLQECVSHRVQEDVNDLNGSGYLEHLFFLLTGRELDSAVELAVSKGDVRLACLLSQAGGSTVNRNDIMQQLHLWGRNGLDFNYIEKDRVKLYELLAGNIHNALQDFAIDWKRFLGLLMWHHLSPDSSLPVIFRNYQLLLDQEKAPWPVPIYIDEGTADGVVSNTNHSDILYYLMLLHSREEEEIGFLKTMFSAFSSTDDPLDYHMIWHYRGILEAVGAFTSDDLHAIDMGFVAQLLSQGLCHWAIYVVLHIPYRKDQPYLHVIVIREILFQYCETWSSMESQRQFIKDLGIPSEWMHEALAVYYNYNGDFLKALDHFIECANWQKAHSIFMTSVAHSLFLSANHSEIWRIATSMDDRKSEIENWDLGAGIYMSFYLLKSSLEEDADTMLELDSPESRNESCRSFVGRLNESLAVWGDRLPVESRVAYSKMAEEICELLLSGLSVYPDRDSQLSCFVTAFKAPLPEDVRSSHLQDAVSLFSLYLSETGQAPA
- the LOC103831420 gene encoding DCN1-like protein 4, translating into MPPRSASKPSKKRSNPDSVTSSATGPVPSAYSKKKASKEVDETDKLFDKYANASSGVIDPEGIEKLCSSLEVPHTDIRILMLAWRMKAERQGYFTKGEWRIGLKALKVDTIGKLKKALPELEKEVREPLNFRDFYAYAFQYCLTEDKQKFLDTETICQLLDMVLGSTFRAQVDYLIDYLKIQKDYKVISMDQWRGFCRFCNEISFPDMTNYNLELAWPSILDDFFEWLREKQA